A stretch of Aureispira sp. CCB-E DNA encodes these proteins:
- a CDS encoding T9SS type A sorting domain-containing protein: protein MFKALILTLLLLLLSSHLVVAQAAANFDGVDDKATVYHHSDFNLSTHDFTIEAIVRDVALEKPMLTIISKRNLATNGFALMINTHDGMKVIAEIGKNKYEVNTSVFEDKGCHSVGLRRLENNITLFIDDKAYPLGKNTSDINTTENLIIGDDGSSTHQPFNGYIEEIRFWKNARIDEEIFDWNHKCIPSSSSDLLALWNIEENAGQFFHDVASIKHHAYLGNGFRSDNQDPLWSSNECLESCCGTKADFNVSNSNPLAAQWVNFTNTSTNAISYEWSIDNQVITSNQDLQYSFAIGVYIVGLKATNKSGCSAYYSTVIEVTDNNFSYCGEEKFTSPQIQALEDWENSELIPSPFPTIKMYDRFGNRYLPNDVTIPSQLRSTGSTNSSCGCGIFELYFEDVFYNRDYGFDDPTLGADRRAVACRVFEDLSVLVNPSGTLTNNLVKIQVKKSEGKAPLERAPIDELDSGILAVAGPYLVTTYNVGTIDGLVYKTITSGTNALANTPGWNTNSFHGSMRVDFELPNFFLNNNNWTSIAPNNQTDLYSTLLHESLHLLGFYSLIDATNNLSIINGTQVYNRYDTYLEDAAGNPYIDPSTGILNPTSNFIGSTSCTADVKFNGNVNTNQQVYLPSPWNFSILSHFNCNASNYLACASNNGYIMNACIPAGEMQRAPSQAEYSTLCDIGYQLSGVYGNSSVGTPNNNIPYQTYVSCSFPCAVAGINDDLTTTISVAPGGTVTINANDFLANDNNIGGSYNLTTLLSSFGTFTNVTTSSFDFTADPNFWGTAIIQYHPTCANGNNGSNALIFIQVTAPPFPTCDLPANSCNLLCFGDFENIVGAQNGTTVGIWDDFLSTYNDSGTPLFGSVTPFPITTELIRFNTNTNAPIGGINLNPKIYQCIGATPSAPGPLQAPLPVNYPNKTSYIGMNTTASAYPIYDQIYLPLATPLDVSTAGTDNYRLTFWAFTSCVDVHLRMILSDAPPCINGVNNFYDPVHAPYSPTPICPSFYYVFAQSPNCSAYTAALNKGIILNNPSNNPPGVYTWKQYSLDFHVNTPNVQHAVFHPVLGTSPVPQGGSTTCASSYILLDEMVIEKIDPQPQLTINSSIIGTPCPGNKVIIEYDICSDAPVSNLNLNAPLPLGSGLLYTNTLDFNNGQITGLDLGTGGNPLCTLVQLEVEIPVGASTPSTQRIVLDATGGTACISASSNLTMDINITGNTTLALAVVPSVSGNVSIGNNFTADIVVSNTGNNAAQNVVVELPMGPYSLGLNYVLTTTTIPSIPAGGQYTISAIPISVSGPCGDAQVCAEIISADNTCNLPSACSPLLTVIGASTTSFPIEAENAAHTDATIFTATAISNNHEIYSVGIFSNDIDFTEGTNTNTLVKSHTCSSLFSPFLVKYSSCGFEWAVEIPACNLLDLRTVPDVEVGHNGDIYVAFSFLGSFTINGTTYTSQGDADIAIIKYDATGTPVWVKTEGGVGEDWVTDIETYYNGTNEEVFIVGTLFGSAPNSILFNTTPITTVNYNNNGPFCSACLGFGGGLSGGTTYLSAYTDYGNLSSNTWVKTLNNVATFSGKLSIDMLGNSYIIGYTNSSFSFNSSIIGNITTNLNEGPPSSSNADIDLFVLKYDNLGNEIWAEIYGSDKIDIGYLEASDFEFDIECEGSTHLGILLPSGAINSNGPQPYMQNFGTHLLRINTFDGSLNWVRPIALPSTTSSSIGNIPHACQLKINNSNYLISGSFYLGNPNSANPQYSPNIDFHGTTINYTSMSAYPVYDKYQGTFLLNFNNTGTMQWVLPNTSLTVSTPSTSTEFALRHLDIETDNFGNIYSPFYLQGMTTINSNNLIGGIGGNQDVVDGFISKIDGTTGSYLRSNVSSNSINGQNDVTTIGNHQTLATTEIITNSNLSTKLHPNPTTGKVTLEIKSDLANNQIEYITIYDVTGRKVQEINTQTSQNSFDINLSSQQTGVYFVEMMINQELITKRIVLMK from the coding sequence ATGTTTAAAGCTTTAATTTTGACTTTACTGCTGTTACTATTATCTTCCCACTTAGTTGTTGCTCAAGCAGCAGCTAATTTTGATGGTGTAGATGACAAAGCAACTGTTTATCACCACAGTGATTTTAACCTTTCAACCCACGATTTCACGATAGAAGCGATAGTTAGAGATGTTGCTTTAGAAAAACCGATGTTAACTATTATTTCCAAAAGAAATTTAGCCACTAATGGCTTTGCCTTAATGATTAACACACATGACGGCATGAAAGTAATTGCAGAAATTGGCAAAAACAAATACGAGGTTAACACCTCAGTTTTTGAAGATAAAGGATGTCATTCAGTTGGTCTACGGCGTTTAGAAAATAACATCACTTTGTTTATAGATGACAAAGCGTATCCACTAGGAAAAAACACTAGTGATATCAATACAACTGAAAACCTAATTATTGGTGATGATGGTTCTAGTACACACCAACCTTTTAATGGTTACATTGAAGAAATTCGCTTTTGGAAAAATGCTCGAATAGATGAAGAAATTTTTGACTGGAATCATAAATGTATTCCTTCCTCAAGTAGTGATTTGCTAGCTTTGTGGAATATCGAGGAAAACGCAGGGCAGTTTTTTCATGATGTCGCTAGTATTAAACATCATGCTTATTTAGGGAACGGTTTTAGGAGTGATAATCAAGATCCTCTTTGGAGTTCTAATGAGTGTTTGGAATCTTGTTGTGGAACAAAAGCCGATTTTAATGTCTCTAATTCTAATCCTCTTGCAGCTCAATGGGTAAACTTCACTAATACATCAACCAATGCTATTTCATACGAATGGAGCATAGATAACCAAGTAATTACTTCTAATCAAGATTTACAATATTCCTTTGCTATCGGCGTTTATATTGTTGGTTTAAAAGCTACGAATAAAAGTGGTTGTTCTGCTTATTATAGTACAGTCATCGAAGTAACAGATAATAATTTTTCTTATTGTGGAGAAGAAAAATTTACATCTCCGCAAATTCAAGCACTAGAAGACTGGGAAAATTCGGAATTGATTCCTAGTCCATTTCCAACCATAAAAATGTATGATCGTTTTGGAAATCGATATCTCCCCAATGACGTTACAATTCCTAGCCAACTAAGATCTACAGGAAGCACTAATTCCTCTTGTGGTTGTGGAATTTTTGAACTTTACTTTGAAGATGTATTTTATAACAGAGACTATGGCTTTGACGATCCAACTTTAGGGGCAGATAGACGAGCTGTTGCTTGTCGAGTTTTTGAAGACTTATCTGTTTTAGTAAATCCATCAGGAACATTAACAAACAATTTAGTTAAAATTCAAGTAAAAAAATCCGAAGGTAAAGCTCCTTTAGAAAGGGCTCCTATTGATGAACTAGACTCGGGTATTCTTGCTGTAGCAGGTCCTTATTTAGTTACGACTTATAACGTAGGGACAATCGATGGTTTAGTTTATAAAACCATTACTTCTGGAACTAATGCTCTTGCCAATACACCAGGCTGGAATACCAACTCTTTTCATGGTTCAATGCGTGTTGATTTTGAGTTACCAAACTTTTTTCTTAACAACAATAACTGGACTAGTATAGCTCCTAACAATCAAACTGATTTATATTCTACTTTGTTACACGAATCCTTACATCTTTTAGGTTTCTATTCTTTAATAGATGCTACAAATAATTTAAGTATAATTAATGGTACACAAGTATACAATAGATATGATACTTACTTAGAAGATGCTGCTGGCAATCCTTATATTGACCCATCTACAGGTATATTAAATCCAACAAGTAATTTTATTGGGAGTACAAGCTGTACTGCTGATGTGAAATTTAATGGTAATGTAAATACCAATCAACAAGTATATTTACCTTCTCCTTGGAATTTCTCGATATTAAGTCATTTCAATTGTAATGCAAGTAATTATCTAGCTTGTGCTTCCAATAATGGATATATTATGAATGCTTGTATACCAGCAGGAGAAATGCAACGTGCTCCTAGTCAAGCAGAATATAGTACGCTCTGTGATATTGGGTATCAGTTAAGTGGGGTATATGGAAATTCAAGTGTAGGAACTCCCAATAATAACATTCCCTACCAAACTTATGTTAGTTGCAGCTTCCCTTGTGCTGTTGCAGGCATTAATGATGATTTAACTACTACGATTTCTGTAGCTCCAGGAGGAACAGTTACCATCAATGCAAATGACTTTTTAGCCAATGATAACAACATAGGTGGTTCTTATAATTTGACAACCTTATTAAGTAGTTTTGGAACATTTACCAATGTAACCACTTCTAGTTTCGACTTTACAGCTGATCCTAACTTTTGGGGTACAGCTATTATTCAATATCACCCAACTTGCGCTAATGGAAACAATGGTTCTAATGCTTTAATATTTATTCAAGTTACAGCACCACCATTCCCCACTTGTGATTTACCTGCTAACAGTTGTAATTTGCTTTGTTTTGGTGATTTTGAAAATATTGTTGGGGCACAAAATGGTACTACTGTTGGTATTTGGGATGATTTTTTGAGTACATATAACGATTCTGGAACGCCTTTATTTGGTAGTGTTACTCCTTTTCCAATTACAACGGAACTCATTCGTTTTAATACAAACACCAATGCACCTATCGGGGGAATTAATTTAAACCCAAAAATATACCAATGCATTGGTGCTACGCCTTCTGCCCCTGGACCTTTGCAAGCTCCACTTCCTGTTAACTACCCCAATAAGACCAGTTATATTGGCATGAATACTACAGCTTCGGCTTATCCAATCTATGACCAAATTTACTTACCTTTAGCAACACCACTAGATGTTTCTACCGCAGGAACAGATAACTATCGACTTACTTTTTGGGCATTTACTTCCTGTGTAGATGTGCATCTAAGAATGATATTAAGTGATGCCCCACCGTGTATTAACGGAGTGAATAATTTCTATGACCCTGTTCATGCACCATATTCCCCAACTCCTATTTGTCCCTCTTTTTATTATGTCTTTGCACAGTCTCCCAACTGCTCAGCCTATACTGCTGCTTTAAATAAAGGCATCATTCTAAACAACCCTTCTAATAATCCTCCTGGAGTATACACTTGGAAACAATACAGTTTAGATTTTCATGTAAATACACCCAATGTTCAACATGCCGTATTTCATCCTGTTCTAGGTACAAGTCCCGTCCCACAGGGTGGTTCAACAACTTGTGCTTCGTCCTACATACTCTTGGACGAAATGGTCATTGAAAAAATTGATCCTCAACCTCAACTAACCATCAACTCCTCTATCATAGGCACCCCTTGTCCAGGTAATAAAGTAATCATAGAATACGATATATGTTCTGATGCCCCTGTGTCTAATCTTAACTTAAACGCTCCGTTGCCATTGGGGAGTGGATTATTGTACACCAATACTTTAGATTTCAACAACGGTCAAATTACAGGTTTAGACTTAGGCACTGGAGGAAATCCACTTTGCACTTTAGTTCAATTAGAAGTCGAAATTCCTGTTGGAGCTAGCACACCTAGCACGCAACGTATTGTTTTGGATGCTACAGGAGGGACGGCTTGTATTAGCGCTTCTTCCAATCTAACTATGGACATCAACATTACAGGAAATACAACATTAGCTCTTGCTGTTGTGCCTTCTGTATCAGGAAACGTAAGTATTGGGAATAATTTCACAGCTGACATAGTTGTTTCTAATACAGGCAACAATGCTGCTCAAAATGTCGTTGTCGAATTGCCAATGGGACCTTACTCTTTAGGTCTTAATTATGTTCTAACTACCACTACAATTCCTAGCATTCCAGCAGGAGGACAATATACCATTAGTGCCATTCCTATTAGTGTCTCTGGTCCTTGTGGAGATGCGCAGGTTTGTGCTGAGATAATTTCTGCTGATAATACTTGCAATTTACCGTCCGCTTGTAGTCCTTTGTTAACTGTTATTGGGGCTAGTACGACTAGTTTCCCAATAGAAGCCGAAAATGCAGCACATACAGATGCTACTATTTTTACTGCTACAGCAATTAGTAATAATCATGAAATTTACAGTGTCGGTATTTTTAGTAATGATATTGACTTTACAGAAGGAACAAACACGAATACGCTCGTTAAGAGCCATACTTGCTCTAGCCTGTTTAGCCCATTCTTAGTAAAATACAGTTCCTGTGGCTTCGAATGGGCAGTAGAAATTCCTGCTTGTAATTTATTAGATTTAAGAACAGTTCCAGATGTAGAGGTTGGACACAATGGAGATATTTATGTCGCCTTTTCTTTTTTAGGTTCTTTTACAATTAATGGAACAACTTACACTAGCCAAGGAGATGCAGATATTGCTATTATTAAATATGATGCTACAGGAACCCCCGTATGGGTAAAGACAGAAGGTGGCGTTGGTGAAGATTGGGTAACAGATATTGAGACTTATTATAATGGAACTAACGAGGAAGTATTTATTGTTGGAACACTATTCGGTTCTGCTCCCAATTCTATTTTATTTAATACAACTCCAATTACTACTGTCAACTATAATAATAATGGTCCTTTTTGTAGTGCCTGTTTGGGTTTTGGAGGAGGTTTATCTGGTGGAACTACTTATCTATCAGCCTATACTGATTATGGCAACTTAAGTTCTAACACTTGGGTTAAAACACTAAATAATGTCGCAACTTTTTCGGGAAAATTGAGTATTGATATGCTTGGCAATTCATACATAATAGGTTATACAAATTCAAGTTTCTCTTTCAACAGTTCAATAATTGGTAATATTACAACTAATCTCAATGAAGGACCTCCCTCTTCATCAAATGCAGATATTGATTTATTTGTCTTAAAATATGACAATTTGGGTAACGAAATTTGGGCAGAAATTTATGGTAGTGATAAAATAGACATTGGCTACTTAGAGGCATCAGATTTTGAATTTGATATAGAATGTGAAGGAAGTACACATCTAGGAATTCTTCTTCCAAGTGGTGCTATCAATTCTAATGGTCCACAACCCTACATGCAAAATTTTGGTACGCATTTATTAAGAATCAATACATTTGATGGGAGTTTAAACTGGGTAAGACCTATTGCACTACCATCTACTACAAGTAGCTCCATAGGAAATATACCCCATGCTTGTCAACTAAAAATTAATAATAGTAATTATTTAATTAGTGGTAGTTTCTACCTTGGGAATCCTAATTCTGCTAATCCACAATATTCCCCTAATATTGATTTTCATGGTACAACTATAAATTATACTTCTATGAGTGCCTATCCTGTCTATGATAAATATCAGGGAACATTCCTTTTAAATTTCAACAATACAGGCACTATGCAATGGGTTCTTCCTAATACTTCTCTTACAGTTTCTACTCCTTCTACAAGCACAGAATTTGCGCTTCGTCACTTAGATATAGAAACAGATAATTTTGGAAATATTTATAGTCCATTCTATCTTCAAGGTATGACAACAATCAATTCTAATAACCTCATAGGTGGTATTGGTGGAAATCAAGATGTAGTAGATGGATTCATCAGTAAAATAGATGGTACAACAGGCAGTTATTTACGTTCTAATGTTTCTAGTAATAGCATAAATGGACAAAATGATGTCACTACCATAGGTAATCATCAAACTTTGGCTACAACTGAGATTATTACTAACTCAAACTTGTCAACTAAGCTACACCCCAATCCAACCACAGGAAAGGTAACCTTAGAAATCAAGAGCGACCTAGCAAACAATCAAATAGAGTACATTACTATTTATGATGTAACGGGTAGAAAAGTGCAAGAAATTAATACCCAAACCTCTCAAAATAGTTTTGACATCAACTTGAGCAGCCAACAAACTGGTGTCTATTTTGTCGAAATGATGATTAATCAAGAATTGATTACCAAACGAATTGTTTTAATGAAATAA